DNA from Geobacter sulfurreducens PCA:
GGTTGTTTGCAGTAATATGCCCCGCTGTCGTAGACGCAGGGCAATGAGTCGCCCCAGCAATTGCCAGACGGATTGGAGCAGTCCTGGTACATGCCCCGGTAGTAGCTGTAGGCATAGGGCGTTGCAGGACCTTCCATGTACTGCACGAAAAAGCCGGCCCAGTCACTACCGGTTGGCCTGATGCCGGATGCTCCGACCAGATTCCGGTCTCCAGCCGCCAAACCACCGCCGTGATTACGGGCACTGAAGTTGAACCCTGGTTCATACATGAAGTACCAGCGAGCATAGAGTTTGTCATACCCGGAAGATAGGACTTTAAACAGATCGGATCCCCCGCCCTGCCCTGCAGGCACCCGCAAACGGATTGCCCGGTTCGCAGGATCACCTGCTGGTCCCGTGTTGGTCACAATAAGGTTTTCCGTGTCAGGATTGCCGTCGTAGTCGCTGAAGTTGGCCTTGGGATTAGTTCCCTCGAAATCCTCGCAAAAAACTGTTCCTGCAGGGGGATTCGAGCATTCGTTCCGCGAGATGCCTGCCGACGCCATGCCGGCGGCGAGCAACAAAAAGGCTGAAACGAGGCAACCTGTTCTCGTGAATGAAAGTTCCATGCGCTTCACTCCGGCTCCCATAGAGACTGTTCGAATCAGTTAACAACCTTGAGACCACTGGGAGGCGCTATTGTTGCGGTTCCCCCACCCGAGCTGGTACCAAACGTAATCTGCTTGCTGGCGCTGGGACTACCATTGGCATCAACCACATAGAGATACGCCGTAGAGTTGGTGGGAAAACTTCCTTGGTTAACCGTAACCTGCAACTGCCCGTCAGTCCAGGTATTGGTGGGAATCTGCATTTCGCATTTAGTTGCACTGGAGAAGTTGGCATTGTCACATATCATGACACGAGAGAAGGTGTTATCAACATATATGTCGTCCATCCACGAAGTGATTGCTGGTGGAGAGTTTCCGCCAGCATCCCACCCAATCATCCAAACATAGTCAAAGTTAAACGCTGCACAATTAGCCCAAGAAGAATTGTTAGCTAAATATTTGCCATTTATTTTAAGCGAATACGTTCTGCTAGCACCATCAATCATTACTTCGTGAAAGTTCCATTGGCCAACATTGCCATTCCAATTAGCCCAGCCTTCGTTATTACAATAACCTGTATCGCTTCTATAAATATAATTGTGCATCTGGGTCCATGACATGGTTTTGTTAGACACATCAGAGCTACTGGACAATCTTATAAACTTACTGGAATGATCACCTGATACTGGATTGGTTCCAGGCTTCCACCACCAAGAGACATAGATTTTATTAGTTCCAGCAATTCGCCGACCCTCCAGTAATCCCTGGGTTGTACTTGTGGCTCTGTAAGTCGCTGTGCTCAACCCACGCTGTTCGCTGGCCGTAGTTGAATACTTTACACAAGCGCCGCCATCCCAGGTGCATTGTGTTTCCCAAGGCTTACCTGACCCAGTCGGGACAGTTGCCCCATTGGCAAGTCCCGAATACGCTGATTGGTTTTCCACGGTATCCCAGAACTGGGGCGCCACCGTAGTCTTTGCGCCAAATCCGCTACCCGAGATGGTAACTACTTGGCCATTGGAGAGCGTTGAGTTACTCACCGATGTAATCGACGGGGCAGCGAGAGCGCCGAGCGGAACCAGAAGTGGAATGAGGAGTGACGGGACTAACGCCTGAAGAGTCCTCTTGGTTTTCATGTTTAACTACCTCCCTGCTACTCAATAGTTTACTCGTTTTCCCGGCGTACACCGAGACTTTTCCCAACAAAAAACAGCCCCCCGCGGCAATGGTACGACTTGTCGACAGATGGGCTGTTTCTTCGCCAACCCGGCCATCCTGAAATACCTAGGACGATTTCAGGACCCGTGGCTTTGTGTCACCAGGTTACCCTGGTTTTACCTCTTCGGAAACAGAGCGAATATTTTTTTATTTGTTTATACTT
Protein-coding regions in this window:
- a CDS encoding IPT/TIG domain-containing protein, which encodes MKTKRTLQALVPSLLIPLLVPLGALAAPSITSVSNSTLSNGQVVTISGSGFGAKTTVAPQFWDTVENQSAYSGLANGATVPTGSGKPWETQCTWDGGACVKYSTTASEQRGLSTATYRATSTTQGLLEGRRIAGTNKIYVSWWWKPGTNPVSGDHSSKFIRLSSSSDVSNKTMSWTQMHNYIYRSDTGYCNNEGWANWNGNVGQWNFHEVMIDGASRTYSLKINGKYLANNSSWANCAAFNFDYVWMIGWDAGGNSPPAITSWMDDIYVDNTFSRVMICDNANFSSATKCEMQIPTNTWTDGQLQVTVNQGSFPTNSTAYLYVVDANGSPSASKQITFGTSSGGGTATIAPPSGLKVVN